The following are encoded together in the Portunus trituberculatus isolate SZX2019 chromosome 25, ASM1759143v1, whole genome shotgun sequence genome:
- the LOC123508524 gene encoding LOW QUALITY PROTEIN: DNA polymerase epsilon catalytic subunit A-like (The sequence of the model RefSeq protein was modified relative to this genomic sequence to represent the inferred CDS: deleted 1 base in 1 codon): MPLQNTGRFKPDKFSSNKEGDGSGAGDGSERRLQQSLENDATDKKFGFVRYTKPQEIVGWLLNMHPTEILNEEKRLISAVDYYFIKEDGSRFKVSLPYEPYFYVMTKKEVTREVATFLSKKFSGMVSKVEIVKKEDLDLDNHLSGLKQTLLKLSFMTVNDLVKVRNTINTAVRRNKEVSKSKTVFTEMLSAHFPGEMSDGNKVQDHLENILDIREYDVPYHVRVSIDCKIFVGLWYSIQKCSTGFPSITRREDLLVWPDCIVLAYDIETTKLPLKFPDSNSDQVMMISYMIDGQGFLIVNREIVSEDVEDFEYTPRPEFEGPFTVFNEPNEKKVLKRFFDHILEVRPHIFVTYNGDFFDWPFVEARAKMHNMDMEKEIGFAKSRDGVYTSRPSMHMDCFCWVKRDSYLPVGSHNLKAVAKAKLHYDPVEIDPEDMCTFAVEQPQVLANYSVSDAVATYYLYMKYVHPFIVALCTIIPMEPDEVLRKGSGTLCEALLMVQAYHANIVYPNKQQSILNKQTADGHVLDQETYVGGHVEAIESGVFRADIPCSFRMVPEAYQKLLNNVDRTIKFCIEVEQGIPLEQVTNYTEVVDDIKAKLANLRDSPYCLKKPLIYHLDVGAMYPNIILTNRLQPSAMVDESACAVCDFNKPGATCQRKMSWIWRGDIMPASRSEFQQLKLQLETERFPPLEPGGERRAFHQLNKEEQAAVEKKRLQDYCRKAYKKTKTTSTEERWQTICQRENSFYISTVRSFRDRRYEYKGLLKVAKKDVAKAQEKGDPSEIKAANAKAVLYDSLQLAHKCILNSFYGYVMRKGSRWHSMEMAGIVCYTGATIITRSREIIEQIGRPLELDTDGIWCILPESFPEKYTITTSNPKKAKVVIEYPGAMLNVMVKDHYTNHQYHDLVDPENLEYSVRSENSIFFEVDGPYKAMILPASKEEGKKLKKRYAVFEFDGSLAELKGFEVKRRGELQLIKIFQSSVFSAFLQGDTLESCYASVAKVADYWLDVLYSKAANMPDSELFELIAENRSMSRKLEEYGDQKSTSISTAKRLAEFLGDQMVKDAGLSCRYIISKKPDGAPVTERAIPLNIFQTEPSVKHHYLRRWLKDPSLCNFDIRNILDWNYYIERLSGTIMKIVTIPAALQGIDNPVPRVAHPKWLHKRILERNDTFKQKRITDMFSVVAKPKPRVQTMEEDSEDLFASQETPDIEDGLSSNSMNRKSLGPTVTSKRKRPADSLEADTNHLNRSWRDVLGNPPKMGSSKEEVRAWIQFQKKKWEFQQKQRNSQTKRIRKDAMAFGGGAGREEAGSGRVVRSGPAMTLGGFLRQAHRTLLDVPWQIIQLAETNTPGQYKLWALVGNDLHLIKLIIPRVFYINMRSPKEESEDDNRTWRKVNKTLPRCYPVHHLYEYSLPEEVFRKHSSGLVADLSSPDVEGIYETQMPLEFRAMVQLGCVCVVDRSLAQGDTDTFELNQLKFKTVAQYQYLEEGSMRHIYFYHHSSGSKAMFGIFFNHSKKASIFVLDTVRTNQMPNMANLYNTERNSRIASGIEDSNLPEANFEFDVKFETEARKIHRQIQRVLQSYRDEKKGPTLVAVQSPLKLTSLTSQMPDLGEFPQVPVHVTDPETMYNVLDWQHKGARAMVRHFLGVKQLLSTSMEQSRYFHIPVGNLPRDTTAFGADLFYARHLQKHNTVLWASPGPRPDLGGHEHDDNRAVLEPDGMSATSQINQSSCYSTVCVELDIDALAVTTILQANNINEMEGTSSSVAFDAAPQASLQDMMNGPDPSATVYDETPRSASAFKILRQMVAAWLRDVSVYKNVFADYQIIHFYRWLHDPNSLMFDPALHRMLRNLMRKLFLHLIAEFKRLGAIIVHANFNKIILCTRKKRLEDAISYVQYVVNSIRGKELFHSIDLSFNQCWEYLMWLDPSNHGGIKGKLPKEIQASEESQEEMRSLNGEVVESEEQTNTTTDEEGPLIEMAWNLAEFLPKWCDCQSSFNNVIASYICTIYEKMQEETSRHTPGYTPMKRKPSSQASQQPGPADSNKTCAEFAQELVAGQLAQKLYFLTQRIHKKGTASKEVEDAENSMMLTTTFHNFPALEFVKSVTKVLSLDSTVAQEVCKLRRDLLKLLNIGEFSAEAEWKDPCVSYILPEVICHLSRRVELRRDVVTASSPGLKANDMVIYIISICPGAGDEVQQVIYIYIPQQQPQHVAQGYLQLCDQGRMPHTVKGAGNIQRQNSRWFDLVQGVAPLAGQKQVEVCGWTPFPEPKLSGAEEVLAIQVGGKALCSDALQHFAHHRCALRAAHTSASFVESEVSLVPATTGKLSGFHIGSCYTVTRSVVTHGSYHQVVQAVSCWFVVEGAACVPEVAACSQPWPGLAGGRVGFSSLPQEVGAPHGQTEGEVLVGVGYVFVKSQVLMKKCGDVTFVLTCHIQAACVAERAGLYPGIPLGFSICRCVVSPTTTMLGVYPQATRQAKPSKERARKQVVKNDLGERFGNSVLPQAQSGVRSSQGSQLLHGFSHHVFLLQVKQPNLTVHCSCGGHFKTLENHKEFENKLQVFNKISMLFNMPHLEEYVKWITENNHWLVL, translated from the exons ATGCCTCTCCAGAACACGGGGAGGTTCAAACCTGATAAATTTAGCAGTAataaggagggagatgggag tggGGCAGGTGACGGTTCTGAGAGGCGGTTGCAGCAGAGCCTGGAGAATGACGCTACTGACAAGAAATTTGGGTTTGTGCGGTACACCAAGCCACAGGAGATAGTGGGCTGGCTGCTCAACATGCATCCT ACTGAAATacttaatgaagagaaaaggttaATCAGTGCTGTTGATTACTACTTCATCAAGGAAGATGGATCCAGATTCAAG GTGTCGCTGCCATACGAGCCATACTTCTACGTCATGACCAAGAAGGAAGTAACTCGGGAAGTTGCTACCTTTTTGTCTAAGAAGTTTTCTGGTATGGTTTCTAAAGTGGAAATTGTTAAAAAGGAAGATTTGGATCTG GACAATCACTTGAGTGGATTGAAGCAGACTTTACTCAAGCTGTCTTTTATGACTGTGAATGATCTTGTAAAA gTGAGGAATACAATCAACACAGCTGTCAGAAGGAACAAGGAGGTGTCGAAAtccaaaactgtgttcactgagATGCTGTCGGCTCACTTTCCTGGGGAGATGAGTGATGGCAACAAG GTGCAGGACCACCTGGAGAACATTCTGGACATCAG GGAGTATGACGTCCCTTACCATGTGCGGGTCTCCATTGACTGCAAGATCTTTGTGGGGCTGTGGTACTCCATCCAAAAGTGCAGCACTGGCTTCCCCTCCATCACTCGGCGGGAGGACCTGCTGGTGTGGCCTGACTGCATCGTGCTGGCCTATGACATCGAGACTACCAAGCTGCCTCTGAAATTCCCAGATTCCAACTCAGACCAGGTCATGATGATCTCGTACATGATTGACGGACAG GGATTCCTAATTGTAAACCGAGAAATAGTGTCAGAGGATGTGGAGGACTTTGAGTACACGCCCCGGCCAGAGTTTGAGGGACCCTTCACTGTGTTCAACGAgccaaatgaaaagaaagtccTTAAGAGATTCTTTGATCACATTCTGGAG GTGAGGCCGCACATCTTTGTGACTTACAACGGAGATTTCTTTGATTGGCCGTTTGTGGAGGCTCGAGCCAAGATGCACAACATGGACATGGAGAAGGAGATTGGCTTTGCAAAGAGCCGTGATGGCGTCTACACCTCACGGCCCAGCATGCACATGGACTGCTTCTG CTGGGTGAAGAGAGATTCCTACTTACCAGTTGGATCTCACAACCTGAAGGCCGTGGCCAAGGCCAAGCTGCATTATGACCCAGTGGAAATAGACCCTGAAGACATGTGTACCTTTGCAGTGGAGCAGCCACAG GTCCTGGCAAACTATTCCGTGTCAGACGCCGTGGCAACTTACTACCTCTACATGAAGTACGTCCACCCCTTCATTGTGGCTCTGTGCACCATCATCCCCATGGAGCCTGATGAG GTGCTGCGCAAGGGTTCTGGTACTTTGTGTGAGGCATTGTTGATGGTGCAAGCCTATCATGCCAACATTGTCTACCCCAACAAACAACAGTCCATCCTAAACAAGCAGACTGCTGATGGTCATGTGCTGGACCAGGAGACATATGTCGGAGGCCACGTGGAGGCCATTGAGTCTGGGGTGTTTCGAGCAGACATTCCCTGTAGCTTTAGGATG GTACCAGAAGCATACCAGAAGCTGCTGAACAATGTGGACCGCACAATCAAGTTCTGCATTGAGGTTGAGCAAGGCATTCCACTGGAGCAAGTGACCAACTATACTGAGGTGGTGGACGACATCAAGGCCAAGCTGGCAAACTTGCGGGATTCACCCTATTGTCTGAAAAAACCTCTCATCTACCATTTGGATGTGGGTGCCATGTACCCTAACATCATCCTTACCAACCGCTTGCAACCGTCTGCCATG GTTGATGAGAGTGCTTGTGCTGTGTGTGACTTTAACAAGCCGGGAGCCACTTGCCAGCGCAAGATGTCTTGGATCTGGCGTGGTGATATCATGCCAGCATCACGCAGTGAATTCCAGCAACTCAAGCTGCAGCTGGAAACGGAGCGTTTCCCTCCACTAGAGCCGGGCGGGGAGCGCAGGGCATTCCACCAGCTAAACAA GGAGGAGCAGGCAGCTGTGGAAAAGAAGCGTCTCCAGGACTACTGCCGTAAGGCTTACAAGAAGACCAAGACCACCAGCACCGAGGAGCGCTGGCAGACAATTTGCCAGCGTGAGAACAGCTTCTACATCAGCACTGTGCGCTCCTTCAGGGACCGTCGTTATGAGTACAAGGGACTGTTGAAAGTAGCCAAGAAAGATGTGGCAAAGGCACAAGAGAAG GGTGATCCATCAGAGATCAAGGCAGCCAATGCAAAGGCAGTGCTGTACGACTCCCTGCAGCTGGCTCACAAGTGCATCCTCAACTCCTTCTATGGGTACGTGATGAGGAAGGGCTCCCGCTGGCACTCCATGGAGATGGCCGGCATTGTGTGCTACACCGGAGCAACCATTATCACCCGCTCTAGGGAAATCATTGAGCAG ATTGGCCGTCCTCTTGAGCTGGACACTGATGGCATCTGGTGCATCCTTCCTGAATCCTTCCCCGAGaaatacaccatcaccacaagcaATCCCAAGAAGGCCAAGGTTGTCATAGAGTACCCAGGTGCCATGCTCAACGTCATGGTCAAGGATCACTACACCAACCACCAGTATCACGACCTTGTGGATCCCGAGAACTTGGAGTATTCGGTGCGGTCAGAAAACTCCATCTTCTTTGAG GTTGATGGGCCCTACAAAGCCATGATACTCCCGGCGtccaaagaggaaggaaagaaactgaagaaacgTTATGCTGTGTTTGAGTTTGATGGTTCACTGGCAGAACTGAAAGGTTTCGAGGTGAAGCGGCGAGGGGAGCTGCAGCTCATCAAGATCTTCCAGTCCTCTGTGTTTAGTGCCTTTCTACAGGGAGACACTTTGGAGTCTTGTTATGCCAGTGTGGCCAAG GTTGCAGATTATTGGCTGGATGTGTTGTACAGCAAGGCTGCCAACATGCCGGACTCGGAGCTGTTTGAACTGATTGCAGAGAACAGATCCATGAGTAGGAAACTTGAggaatatggtgaccagaaatCCACATCTATCTCCACCGCCAAGAGACTCGCTGAGTTCCTTGGTGACCAGATGGTGAAGGATGCCGGGCTGAGCTGCCGCTACATTATATCTAAAAAGCCTGACGGAGCCCCAGTGACAGAGAG AGCTATTCCCCTGAACATCTTCCAGACGGAGCCGTCCGTGAAGCACCACTACCTGCGGCGCTGGCTCAAGGATCCCTCCCTCTGCAATTTTGACATCAGGAACATTTTGGATTGGAACTATTACATTGAGAGACTGTCTGGCACAATTATGAAGATTGTTACTATACCTGCTGCCCTACAG GGTATTGACAACCCAGTGCCCCGAGTGGCTCACCCTAAGTGGCTGCACAAGAGGATACTGGAGAGGAACGACACCTTCAAGCAGAAACGTATTACCGACATGTTCTCTGTTGTTGCCAAGCCCAAGCCAAGGGTGCAGACCATGGAGGAGGAT TCTGAGGATCTATTTGCATCCCAAGAAACACCTGATATAGAAGATGGTTTGTCATCAAATTCTATGAACAGGAAATCTTTGGGACCGACTGTGACAAGCAAGCGCAAAAGACCAGCAGACTCACTTGAGGCAGACACAAATCATCTGAACAGGAGTTGGAGGGATGTTTTAGGCAACCCTCCTAAGATGGGGAGCTCCAAG GAAGAGGTTCGGGCATGGATTCAGTTCCAAAAGAAAAAGTGGGAGTTTCAACAAAAGCAGAGGAACAGTCAGACCAAGAGGATACGCAAGGATGCCATGGCCTTTGGAGGTGGTGCAGGTAGGGAGGAGGCTGGCAGTGGCAGAGTGGTGAGGTCTGGGCCAGCCATGACACTTGGGGGCTTCCTGCGTCAGGCTCACCGCACATTGCTGGATGTCCCTTGGCAGATTATTCAG CTTGCAGAGACCAACACTCCAGGACAGTACAAGCTGTGGGCCTTGGTGGGTAATGACCTTCACCTCATCAAGCTCATCATCCCTAGAGTGTTCTACATTAACATGCGGTCACCCAAGGAGGAATCAGAGGATGACAACAGGACCTGGAGGAAGGTGAACAAGACCCTGCCACGTTGCTACCCGGTGCACCACCTCTATGAGTACAGCCTACCGGAGGAGGTGTTCAGGAAGCACAGCAGTGGCCTGGTGGCTGATCTCTCATCCCCAGATGTAGAGGGGATTTATGAAACTCAG ATGCCCTTGGAGTTCAGAGCCATGGTCCagcttgggtgtgtgtgtgtggttgacaGATCCCTTGCTCAGGGAGATACAGATACATTTGAGTTAAATCAATTGAAATTCAAAACAGTGGCTCAGTACCAGTACTTAGAGGAAGGCAGCATGCGTCATATTTATTTCTACCACCACTCCAGCGGGAGCAAAGCAATGTTTGGTATCTTCTTTAACCACAGCAAGAAGGCAAGCATCTTTGTGCTTGACACGGTCCGTACCAATCAGATGCCAAACATGGCAAACTTGTACAATACTGAAAGGAACTCCAGGATAGCCAGTGGCATTGAAGACTCAAATCTTCCCGAAGCCAACTTTGAATTTGACGTCAAGTTTGAAACAGAAGCTAGAAAAATACACCGTCAAATTCAGCGTGTTTTGCAAAGTTacagagatgagaagaaagggcCCACTTTGGTAGCAGTCCAGTCTCCACTGAAGCTCACAAGCTTGACATCTCAGATGCCAGACCTTGGAGAGTTCCCTCAGGTACCAGTTCATGTAACAGACCCTGAGACTATGTATAATGTCCTGGACTGGCAACACAAAGGGGCACGTGCAATGGTGCGGCACTTCCTAGGAGTGAAGCAGCTCCTCTCAACTTCCATGGAGCAGAGTCGCTACTTCCACATTCCTGTTGGTAACCTTCCTCGTGACACTACAGCCTTTGGAGCAGATCTTTTCTATGCCCGGCACCTGCAGAAGCACAACACTGTCCTTTGGGCCTCACCAGGACCCAGGCCAGACCTTGGGGGTCATGAACATGATGACAACAGGGCAGTGTTGGAGCCTGATGGAATGTCAGCCACTTCCCAAATCAACCAATCCAGCTGCTACTCCACAGTGTGTGTTGAGTTGGACATTGATGCTTTGGCAGTCACTACCATACTCCAG GCAAACAACATTAATGAGATGGAGGGAACCAGCAGCAGTGTGGCCTTTGATGCAGCTCCTCAGGCATCACTGCAGGACATGATGAATGGGCCGGACCCCTCAGCCACAGTTTATGATGAGACGCCTCGCAGTGCTTCAGCTTTTAAAATTCTCCGTCAGATGGTTGCCGCTTGGCTGCGTGATGTCTCTGTGTACAAGAATGTGTTTGCAGATTATCAGATTATACATTTTTACCGCTGGCTGCATGATCCAAACTCCCTCATGTTCGACCCGGCCCTGCATCGCATGCTGCGTAACCTGATGAGGaagctcttccttcacctcattgCTGAGTTCAAGAGACTTGGAGCAATCATAGTACATGCAAACTTCAACAAAATTATACTctgtacaagaaaaaagaggttaGAAGATGCCATATCCTATGTTCAGTACGTTGTGAACAGTATCCGTGGCAAGGAGCTCTTTCACTCTATTGATCTCTCCTTTAACCAGTGTTGGGAGTACCTTATGTGGTTAGATCCTTCCAACCACGGTGGTATCAAAGGAAAGCTCCCCAAGGAAATTCAGGCCAGTGAGGAGAGccaagaggagatgagaagttTGAATGGTGAAGTTGTTGAGAGTGAAGAACAAACTAATACCACTACTGATGAGGAGGGACCTTTAATCGAGATGGCCTGGAATCTAGCTGAGTTCCTGCCCAAGTGGTGTGACTGCCAGTCCAGCTTTAACAATGTCATAGCATCATACATCTGCACCATCTATGAGAAGATGCAGGAAGAGACAAGTCGCCACACCCCTGGCTACACCCCAATGAAGAGAAAACCCTCAAGTCAAGCTTCTCAGCAGCCAGGCCCTGCAGACTCCAACAAGACCTGTGCAGAGTTTGCTCAAGAACTGGTGGCTGGTCAGCTGGCACAGAAGCTGTACTTCCTGACTCAGCGCATTCATAAGAAGGGGACAGCCagcaaggaggtggaggatgctGAAAACAGCATGATGTTGACCACCACATTCCACAACTTCCCAGCTCTTGAGTTTGTGAAAAGTGTAACAAAAGTGCTGTCTCTTGACAGTACTGTGGCACAAGAA GTATGCAAACTTCGAAGAGATCTTCTAAAACTGCTGAACATTGGAGAGTTTTCAGCTGAGGCTGAGTGGAAAGATCCTTGTGTATCATACATCCTTCCAGAAGTCAtctgccacctctct CGAAGGGTGGAGTTGAGGCGTGATGTGGTGACGGCTTCCTCCCCAGGGTTGAAGGCCAATGACATGGTGATATATATCATCAGCATATGCCCTGGCGCTGGGGACGAGGTTCAGcaggtcatttatatatacattccACAGCAACAGCCCCAACATGTGGCCCAGGGTTACTTGCAGTTATGTGAT CAAGGCAGGATGCCACACACAGTCAAAGGCGCCGGCAATATCCAACGCCAGAACAGCCGTTGGTTTGACTTGGTCCAGGGCGTTGCTCCACTTGCTGGTCAGAAGCAAGTTGAGGTCTGCGGCTGGACGCCCTttcctgaacccaaactgtctgGCGCTGAGGAGGTGCTGGCTATCCAAGTGGGCGGTAAGGCACTGTGCAGTGATGCCCTGCAGCACTTTGCCCACCACAGATG TGCGTTGAGGGCAGCTCACACTTCTGCCTCATTCGTGGAGAGTGAGGTCAGCCTGGTACCTGCTACcacaggga AGCTGAGTGGCTTCCATATTGGCAGCTGCTACACTGTGACCCGCTCTGTTGTTACTCATGGG TCCTACCACCAAGTCGTGCAGGCCGTTTCTTGCTGGTTTGTTGTAGAGGGGGCTGCCTGTGTCCCTGAGGTGGCCGCCTGTTCCCAGCCTTGGCCTGGGCTCGCTGGGGGTAGGGTGGGTTTCTCCTCTCTGCCTCAGGAAGTGGGAGCACCTCACGGTCAGACTGAGGGTGAG GTCTTGGTTGGTGTAGGTTACGTTTTTGTCAAGTCCCAGGTGCTCATGAAGAAGTGCGGTGATGTCACATTTGTACTCACCTGCCACATCCAGGCAGCTTGTGTGGCAGAG AGAGCAGGTCTGTACCCAGGAATCCCACTGGGCTTCTCTATCTGCCGGTGTGTGGTCTCCCCGACGACAACCATGCTGGGTGTTTACCCACAGGCTACAAGACAAGCCAAACCCAGCaaggagagagcgagaaagCAGGTTGTTAAAAACGACCTGggagagagatttggcaacaGTGTGCTGCCTCAGGCCCAGAGTGGAGTCAGGTCAAGCCAAGGGTCACAGCTACTACACGG GTTTTCTCACCATGTGTTCCTCCTGCAGGTGAAGCAGCCCAACTTGACAGTTCACTGCAGCTGTGGTGGACACTTCAAGACTCTGGAGAACCACAAGGAATTTGAAAATAAGTTGCAAGTGTTCAATAAAATTTCAATGCTTTTCAACATGCCTCACCTTGAAGAATATGTAAAATGGATTACTGAGAATAATCACTGGCTTGTTTTGTGA